GTCCCTTTTATCAGCGCCATTACCGTTGCCGAGATTGCCGCCATCCCGGTTGAGAACGCGATGCTTGATACCCCTTTTTCCATTTGGGTAACTTTTTGCTCTAAGGCGGTAACCGTAGGGTTACCCTGGCGCGAGTATGCGTAACCGCTTTTTTTATTCTGGAAAATATCAACCAGGTCCTGCACATCTTCGTGACCATAGGTTACCGAAGTATGGATGGGTTTATGTAATGAACCGTGCTCGGGTTTGCCAAGGCGGTCGGCATGTAATATGTTGGTAGTAAAGCCTCTTTTGGTACTCATTTTTTAATCCTATTAATTAGATATACATAATAGCGGTTGCGAACTTAGTTAATTACACCAAAATACACGAATGGATGCCCCACGAATTTTCATTAAGCGCCCCTAATTGACATTTATGTTATCAAATAAGCTGCTGAATTTTATTAAAATCGCTTTATTAGTAAAAAAATTAAGGTTCGGAAAATATGAGAGCTGTTTTGCAACGTGTTACCCAGGCAAGCTGTACGGTTGACGGAAATATCACCGGCGAAATAGGCCACGGCTTTTTGGTTTTATTAGGCATTGAAGATATCGACACCGCCGAAGACCTGCAATGGCTGGCCAATAAAATTGTGGGCATGCGCGTTTTTGGCGACGAAAACGGCCTGATGAACAAAGCCCTTTGCGATATTGACGGCAATATCCTGCTCATTTCGCAGTTTACACTCTTCGCCCAAACCAAAAAGGGTAACCGGCCATCGTTTTTAAGGGCTGCCAAACCGGATAAAGCCATCCCGATGTATGAGCAGATGATCACCACCCTCGAAAACCTCACCGGCAAAAAAGTGGCAACCGGCATTTTCGGCGCCGATATGAAGATCAGTTTACTAAACGATGGCCCGGTGACTATTATTATGGATACAAGGGACAAGGATAACCACTAAGCCAAGCCCACATTCATCTACGGCGGGCACTTGTTTTTAATTTCCCTTAGCCAAACAGCTCACTGCTCAAATACCTGTCGCCCCTGTCGCAGCAAATAAACACAATCAGGCCCTCCTCCAGTTCCTGTGCCAATCGTAGGGCGGCCGATAGTGCCCCACCGCTGCTCATCCCTGCAAAAACCCCTTCAACTTTAGCCATTTGCCGCGCCATTTGAGTAGCCTCCTCCTGCGAAATATCCATCACCCTGTCAACCCGCGTGGCATCAAATATTTTTGGCAGATACTCTTCAGGCCACCTGCGGATGCCGGGGATTGATGATCCTTCAACAGGCTGGCAGCCTACTATCTGCACATCCGGGTTTTGCTCCTTTAAATACCTCGAACAGCCCATAATGGTACCCGTTGTGCCCATGGCACTTACAAAATGGGTTATCTTACCTTCGGTATCCTTCCATATTTCGGGCCCTGTTGTTTTAACATGGGCCATGTAGTTATCGGGGTTGGCAAACTGGTTCAGCAAAAAATATTCGCCGGTGGCGGCTTTTTCTTCGGCATAATCGCGGCAAAGTTCTATGCCTTCCAACAGGGTAACTTTAGCACCGAAAGCCTCCATGGTAAGGGTACGCTCGCGGGTAGAGTTTGACGGCATAACCAGCTCTATTTCCAGATCAAACAGGCGGGCTATCATAGCCAACGCTATCCCGGTATTACCGCTGGTTGCCTCAATCAGCTTAGTGCCAGGCTTAATATCGCCACGCTCAATAGCGCTGCGAATCATGTTAAGCGATGCGCGGTCTTTTACACTCCCGCCGGGGTTATTACCCTCCAGCTTGGCAAAAATTTGCACTTTGGGGTTTGGGTTCAGCTTTTTTATCTCTACCATAGGCGTGTTGCCTATCAGGTCTATCAATCCGGCCATCGTATATGTCTTTTATAAGTAAATGCTTTATTTTTTTTCGCCAAAAAACCGCATGCTCAATCTTTTCAAAATCCTGTGATTGGGCGTATGGTACACCCGCGAGTTTGGCGGCAAACTTTTGGTAAGCCACACATTCCCCCCTACCACGCTGTTGTGCCCAATTACTGTTTCGCCGCCTAAAATGGTAGCGCCTGAGTAAATCACCACATTATCCTCAACAGTTGGGTGGCGTTTGGTGTTGGCCATGCTTTTGTCAACACTTAATGCGCCAAGCGTAACACCCTGGTACAGTTTTACATGTTTGCCAATGGTACAACTTTCGCCAATTACTATGCCTGTGCCATGATCTATATAGAAATACTCGTCTATTTTGGCAGCAGGATGAATGTCGATCCCTGTTTTAGAGTGAGCGTACTCCGTTAGGATCCTTGGCAGCAACGGAATATCATCAATATACAAACTATGGGCTACCCGGTAAAGCGAAATGGCATAAAAGCCCGGATAAGTACGGATCACTTCAAATTCGCTTCTGGCAGCCGGGTCGCCGTTAAAAATAGCCTGGATATCGGTATTCAGCACGCGGAATAACTCTGGCAGGTTTTCAAAAAATTTTTTGGCCAGTTTAGCTGTATCGCAATTGCTGCAGGCTTTGGTTGCATGCATAATATCACACAGTTCATTTTCAAGCCGCAAAAACTCATCCTTAAGGTCTTCTATTGAGGCAAATTTTTGTCCTGTGCGTTCCGGGTACAGCAAATGGATCACTTTAAGTGCCCAGGCCGTAATTTCCCGGTTTGAAGGCACAGCCTCCAGGTTTTGCTGTTTAGCAAAAATATATTGGTAAAACTCCTGACTCATGTTTTATGGTGGCGCTGCTTTTGGGTAAACAGCTGTTAGCGCTACAAGTTTAGATAAAAGATTGTTGTTTGTATGTAAAATGAGTGGATAAATAATAGTTGAGTGTTGTCTGAATCAGAATTTACAGAATTTGAGAATTAACAAAATAAAAAAAGGTCGCATTATATATATACATACGGCCTCTTACTGGCATTCTGAAAATCCTGAAATTCTGTAAATTCTGATTCAGACAAACTGCTAACTGACTTGCGCCCTGCCTGCCGCACTTGTTTTACGCTGGCTTAATCCCGCCTGTAGTATTACAGAAATAATAATAATTAACAATCCTCCATAAAAAGAGATATTCAACTGCCGCGACTCGTTAAACAAAACCATCGCCAGTAAAATACTGTAAACGGGTTCGAGATTAAAACTCAGGTTAACGGTAAAGGCCGAGATCTTTTTTAAAACTTCGGCCACTAAAACATACAGGCCAACCGTGCAAAAAAGCGATAAAAGAAGCAGGTACAACGTATCGGTAATTCCGGGCACTATTTTATCCGATGGAAAAAAATTAAGGTAAACCGGTAACAGCACCGCCAGGGCAACACTACCCGCCAGCATCTGATACATGTTAATAACCCCAGCAT
The sequence above is a segment of the Mucilaginibacter celer genome. Coding sequences within it:
- the cysM gene encoding cysteine synthase CysM, producing the protein MAGLIDLIGNTPMVEIKKLNPNPKVQIFAKLEGNNPGGSVKDRASLNMIRSAIERGDIKPGTKLIEATSGNTGIALAMIARLFDLEIELVMPSNSTRERTLTMEAFGAKVTLLEGIELCRDYAEEKAATGEYFLLNQFANPDNYMAHVKTTGPEIWKDTEGKITHFVSAMGTTGTIMGCSRYLKEQNPDVQIVGCQPVEGSSIPGIRRWPEEYLPKIFDATRVDRVMDISQEEATQMARQMAKVEGVFAGMSSGGALSAALRLAQELEEGLIVFICCDRGDRYLSSELFG
- the epsC gene encoding serine O-acetyltransferase EpsC, with translation MSQEFYQYIFAKQQNLEAVPSNREITAWALKVIHLLYPERTGQKFASIEDLKDEFLRLENELCDIMHATKACSNCDTAKLAKKFFENLPELFRVLNTDIQAIFNGDPAARSEFEVIRTYPGFYAISLYRVAHSLYIDDIPLLPRILTEYAHSKTGIDIHPAAKIDEYFYIDHGTGIVIGESCTIGKHVKLYQGVTLGALSVDKSMANTKRHPTVEDNVVIYSGATILGGETVIGHNSVVGGNVWLTKSLPPNSRVYHTPNHRILKRLSMRFFGEKK
- the dtd gene encoding D-aminoacyl-tRNA deacylase, whose product is MRAVLQRVTQASCTVDGNITGEIGHGFLVLLGIEDIDTAEDLQWLANKIVGMRVFGDENGLMNKALCDIDGNILLISQFTLFAQTKKGNRPSFLRAAKPDKAIPMYEQMITTLENLTGKKVATGIFGADMKISLLNDGPVTIIMDTRDKDNH